A genomic segment from Piliocolobus tephrosceles isolate RC106 chromosome X, ASM277652v3, whole genome shotgun sequence encodes:
- the PROZ gene encoding vitamin K-dependent protein Z — translation MAGCIPLLQGLVLVLALQRAEPSVLSLENRRGLHPDSACTGVQESLFLPASKANDVLVRWKRAGSYLLEELFEGNLEKECYEEICAYEEAREVFENAVVTDEFWRRYKGGSPCISQPCLHNGSCQDSIWGYACTCSPGYEGSNCELAKNECHLERTDGCQHFCLPGQESYTCSCAQGYRLGEDRKQCIPHDQCACGVLTSEKRARDLQDLPWQVKLTNAEGKDFCGGVIIHENFVLTTARCSLLHRNISAKTYFNRTSQDPLMIKITRAHVHMRYDADTGENDLSLLELERPIQCPDAGLPVCTPEKDFAEHLLIPRTGGLLSGWARNGTNLSNSLTTLPVTLEEGEECGQVLNVTVTTRTYCERSSVAAVHWMEGSVVTREHRGSWFLTGVLGSQPAGGQARTVLVTKVSRYSLWFKQIMN, via the exons TGCTCAGTCTTGA GAACAGACGCGGACTCCATCCTGACTCTGCCTGCACAGGCGTCCAGGAAAGCT TATTTCTCCCGGCCTCCAAAGCAAATGACGTTCTGGTGAGGTGGAAGCGTGCGGGCTCCTATCTCCTGGAAGAACTCTTCGAGGGAAACTTGGAAAAAGAATGTTATGAAGAAATCTGTGCCTATGAAGAAGCAAGAGAAGTGTTTGAAAATGCAGTAGTCACT GATGAATTCTGGAGACGATATAAGG GTGGCTCCCCGTGCatctcccagccctgcctccacAACGGATCTTGCCAGGACAGCATCTGGGGCTACGCCTGCACCTGCTCCCCCGGCTATGAGGGCAGCAACTGCGAGCTGG ctaAAAATGAATGTCACCTGGAGCGGACTGATGGGTGCCAACACTTCTGCCTCCCGGGACAGGAATCCTACACGTGCAGCTGTGCTCAAGGCTACAGGCTTGGTGAGGACCGCAAACAGTGCATTCCCCACG ACCAGTGTGCCTGCGGGGTGCTGACCTCCGAGAAGCGTGCACGGGATCTACAGGACCTCCCGTGGCAG gtaaaGTTAACAAATGCCGAAGGAAAAGACTTCTGTGGTGGTGTTATAATACATGAAAACTTTGTACTGACAACAGCAAGATGTTCACTGTTACACAGGAATATTAGTGCAAAAACAT ATTTTAACAGAACGAGCCAAGACCCACTGATGATCAAGATAACGCGTGCTCATGTGCACATGCGGTATGACGCAGACACGGGGGAGAATGACCTGTCACTGCTAGAACTGGAGCGGCCCATCCAGTGCCCTGACGCGGGGCTCCCCGTGTGCACCCCTGAGAAGGACTTCGCTGAGCACCTCCTCATCCCGCGCACTGGGGGCCTCCTCAGCGGCTGGGCACGCAATGGCACTAACCTGAGCAACTCGCTGACCACACTGCCTGTCACACTTGAGGAGGGGGAGGAGTGCGGGCAGGTCCTGAATGTGACCGTCACCACCAGGACCTACTGTGAGAGAAGCAGTGTGGCGGCCGTGCACTGGATGGAGGGAAGTGTGGTCACCAGAGAGCACCGAGGCTCCTGGTTCCTCACAGGGGTCCTGGGCTCGCAGCCAGCAGGAGGGCAGGCTCGCACGGTCCTTGTCACCAAGGTCTCCAGGTACTCACTCTGGTTTAAACAGATCATGAACTAA